The nucleotide sequence AAATAGAATGTTTTTCAACTTTGGCAAAGTTTCAAACTTTGCCAAAGTGTAACGACAGCGCGGTTGAAAAAATAGAATAATCTGACTTGTCGCACTAATGATAGAAAACAAAAAAAGAAGTAAAACTAAATAAAAAAACAAATGAGAAAGTATGCTATTATTACAGGTGGTTCGCGAGGTATAGGGCGTGCTATATGCGAAAAACTCGCACAAGACACCGATTATCATTTACTCATTGCTTACCAAAGCAATGAGGTTGCTGCACTTGAAACCCTCAATCACATCAAGAAATTAGGACGTGAAGGAGAGATTATACGCTTTGACGTATCTGACCACCAAAGTACTACCGAAGCCCTTACCAAATGGCAACACGACAATAAAGATGCCGTGGTAGAAGTGATTGTGAACAACGCGGGTATTAACCGCGATGGACTCTTTATGTGGATGCCCCAAGAGGATTGGAGCAAAGTGATTTCCACTACTCTCGACGGCTTCTACAATGTAACTAATTTCTTTATCCAAAAGATGCTACGCCATCGTTATGGACGTATTATCAACATCTCATCGGTATCGGGGGTGAAGGGAACCGCAGGACAAACCAACTATTCGGCTGCCAAAGGCGCGATTATTGCGGCTACCAAAGCCTTGGCGCAAGAAGTAGCCAAAAGACACATTACCGTGAATGCCATTGCTCCTGGGTTTATCCGCACTGATATGACCTCTTC is from Capnocytophaga ochracea DSM 7271 and encodes:
- the fabG gene encoding 3-oxoacyl-ACP reductase FabG; this encodes MRKYAIITGGSRGIGRAICEKLAQDTDYHLLIAYQSNEVAALETLNHIKKLGREGEIIRFDVSDHQSTTEALTKWQHDNKDAVVEVIVNNAGINRDGLFMWMPQEDWSKVISTTLDGFYNVTNFFIQKMLRHRYGRIINISSVSGVKGTAGQTNYSAAKGAIIAATKALAQEVAKRHITVNAIAPGFIRTDMTSSLNEEDLVKLIPVGRFGEAEEVADLVSFLVSKKASYITGEVININGGVYS